A single window of Lynx canadensis isolate LIC74 chromosome C2, mLynCan4.pri.v2, whole genome shotgun sequence DNA harbors:
- the LOC115523656 gene encoding eukaryotic initiation factor 4A-II-like, which produces MSGGSADYNREHGGPEGMDPDGVIESNWNEIVDNFDDMNLKESLLRGIYAYGFEKPSAIQQRAIIPCIKGYDVIAQAQSGTGKTATFAISILQQLEIEFKETQALVLAPTRELAQQIQEVILAFGDYMGATCHACIGGTNIRNEMQKLQAEAPHIVVGTPGRVFDMLNRRYLSPKWIKMFVLDEADEMLSRGFKDQIYEIFQKLNTSIQVVLLSATMPTDVLEVTKKFMRDPIRILVKKEELTLEGIKQFYINVEREEWKLDTLCDLYETLTITQAVIFLNTRRKVDWLTEKMHARDFTVSALHGDMDQKERDVIMREFRSGSSHVLITTDLLTRGIDVQQVSLVINYDLPTNRENYIHRIGRGGRFGRKGVAINFVTEEDKRILRDIETFYNTTVEEMPMNVADLI; this is translated from the coding sequence ATGTCTGGTGGCTCTGCGGATTATAACAGAGAACATGGAGGCCCAGAGGGAATGGACCCCGATGGTGTCATCGAGAGCAACTGGAATGAGATTGTTGATAACTTTGATGATATGAATTTAAAGGAGTCTCTTCTTCGGGGCATCTATGCTTATGGTTTTGAGAAGCCTTCAGCTATTCAGCAGAGAGCTATTATTCCTTGTATTAAAGGGTATGATGTGATTGCTCAAGCTCAGTCAGGTACTGGCAAGACAGCCACATTTGCTATTTCCATCCTGCAACAGTTGGAGATTGAGTTCAAGGAGACCCAAGCACTAGTATTGGCCCCCACCAGAGAACTGGCTCAACAGATCCAAGAGGTAATTCTGGCCTTTGGAGACTATATGGGAGCAACTTGTCATGCCTGCATTGGTGGAACCAATATTCGGAATGAAATGCAAAAACTGCAGGCTGAAGCACCACACATTGTTGTTGGTACACCAGGAAGAGTGTTTGATATGTTAAACAGAAGATACCTTTCTCCAAAATGGatcaaaatgtttgttttggatGAGGCAGATGAAATGTTGAGCCGAGGGTTTAAGGATCAAATCTATGagattttccaaaaattaaatacGAGTATTCAGGTTGTGTTGCTTTCTGCCACAATGCCAACTGATGTGTTGGAAGTGACCAAAAAATTCATGAGAGATCCAATTCGAATTCTGGTGAAAAAGGAAGAATTGACCCTTGAAGGAATCAAACAGTTTTATATTAATGTTGAAAGAGAGGAATGGAAGTTGGATACACTTTGTGACTTGTACGAGACCCTGACGATTACTCAggctgttatttttcttaatacaagGCGCAAGGTGGACTGGCTCACTGAGAAAATGCACGCCAGGGACTTCACAGTTTCTGCTCTGCATGGTGACATGGACCAGAAGGAAAGAGATGTTATCATGAGGGAATTTCGATCAGGGTCAAGCCACGTTCTGATCACTACTGACTTGTTGACTCGTGGGATTGATGTGCAACAAGTGTCATTGGTTATAAACTATGATCTACCTACCAATCGTGAAAACTATATTCACAGAATTGGCAGAGGGGGTCGATTTGGGAGGAAAGGTGTGGCTATAAACTTTGTTACTGAAGAAGACAAGAGGATTCTTCGTGACATTGAGACTTTCTACAATACTACAGTGGAGGAAATGCCAATGAATGTGGCTGACCTTATTTAA